One part of the Aricia agestis chromosome Z, ilAriAges1.1, whole genome shotgun sequence genome encodes these proteins:
- the LOC121738460 gene encoding transcription initiation factor TFIID subunit 4, giving the protein MQPPLVIKQGSNVSQVGMQPGMVTVPMTVNSSMSGSIPNVMTINKPGAQNVVVTSQNLGSGAPAMMPNVQILNMRPGAPGAVAAQKSVAAVSPRVVIGTPQVVGTRASTPGITLQTLQSLQQGQQGHLLLKTENGQYQLLRVGPAPATGNMTTPQAQTLRLSTVPAHAGVPTVSTSVPPQGHQGQMPGLPQAPVATPVVPSSVQSVQTAMPQTIQPTVSTQKPLDNTKEKCRNFLANLLDLSSKEPKSVERSVRSLIQELIDAQVEPEEFCDRLERLLNASPQPCLIGFLKKSLPLLRQSLVTKELVIEGINPPSAHVVFPNMPSGTQNVVAATTNVQMPKIPAKPGSAIAVLQNIPVHAKLNVSKVGKTMTVNSKAGFSRPTVTSAGLATVLTGKSILKEKEKKSAISYSQPFADDKMAGDDDINDVAAMGGVNLAEESQRILGSTELIGTQIRSCKDEYLVPMSLMQARIKAAAVRHGLEEPSPEVAGIVSHAVHERLKTIVEKLAVVAQHRIDMIKTDPRYEVTQDVKGQIKFLEELDRVDKKRREDSEREILLRAAKSRSKNEDPEQAKLKAKAKEMQRAELEELRQREANLTALQAIGPRKKPRIDGPAEAASSGNYSAGGFSGRSQLALRTRLKRINLRDMIFLMEQERDTAHSSLLYRSYLK; this is encoded by the exons ATGCAACCCCCTTTAGTTATTAAGCAGGGGTCGAACGTGAGCCAGGTTGGCATGCAACCTGGCATGGTCACAGTGCCTATGACAGTAAACTCAAGCATGTCGGGTTCAATACCGAACGTGATGACCATCAACAAGCCCGGCGCGCAGAACGTCGTGGTCACATCTCAAAATCTGGGCTCAGGGGCACCTGCTATGATGCCAAATGTTCAGATATTGAATATGAGACCCGGAGCGCCTGGGGCGGTCGCCGCTCAGAAGTCCGTAGCGGCGGTGTCACCTCGAGTGGTCATCGGGACACCACAAGTCGTCGGCACTAGAGCTTCTACACCCGGT ATAACACTGCAAACACTACAAAGTCTTCAGCAAGGGCAGCAGGGTCATTTGTTGTTAAAGACTGAGAACGGTCAATATCAGCTGTTGCGGGTGGGGCCCGCTCCAGCTACTGGCAATATGACCACACCGCAGGCTCAGACGCTAAGACTGTCCACTGTGCCCGCA CATGCCGGTGTGCCAACGGTGTCAACAAGTGTGCCCCCGCAAGGCCACCAAGGCCAGATGCCCGGGCTGCCTCAAGCGCCTGTTGCAACGCCTGTTGTGCCTTCCTCAGTACAAAGTGTTCAAACGGCCATGCCACAGACAATTCAGCCTACTGTATCTACACAG AAACCACTGGACAACACGAAAGAGAAATGTCGCAACTTCCTCGCAAATCTTCTAGACCTGTCAAGTAAAGAACCAAAAAGCGTAGAAAGAAGTGTGAGGAGTCTCATCCAGGAGCTGATTGATGCTCAAGTGGAACCTGAAGAGTTCTGTGACCGCCTCGAGAGACTGTTGAACGCTAGCCCACAACCCTGCCTTATTGGTTTTCTAAAG AAAAGTTTGCCACTGCTGCGTCAGTCGCTTGTGACCAAAGAGCTGGTGATAGAGGGCATCAACCCGCCGTCGGCACACGTGGTCTTCCCAAATATGCCGTCCGGAACACAAAATGTGGTGGCCGCTACCACCAATGTGCAAATG CCGAAAATCCCTGCCAAACCTGGCAGCGCTATAGCCGTGCTGCAAAACATACCGGTGCATGCTAAACTGAATGTGTCGAAGGTGGGAAAGACCATGACGGTGAACAGTAAGGCTGGGTTCAGTAGACCCACGGTGACGTCTGCAGGGTTAGCTACGGTGTTGACCGGCAAGTCCATACTGAAAGAGAAGGAGAAGAAATCAGCCATTAGCTACTCGCAGCCGTTTGCTGATGATAAAATGGCGGGCGATGACGATATCAACGACGTGGCGGCCATGGGTGGAGTTAATTTGGCGGAGGAAAGCCAGAGAATACTCGGCTCAACCGAGCTCATTGGGACACAGATAAG GTCCTGTAAAGACGAGTACCTAGTGCCGATGAGTCTGATGCAGGCACGGATCAAGGCTGCCGCTGTCAGACACGGCCTAGAGGAGCCCTCCCCAGAAGTGGCGGGTATAGTCAGCCACGCGGTACACGAACGATTAAAAACGATTGTAGAGAAACTAGCTGTGGTGGCACAGCATAGGATTGACATGATCAAG ACGGATCCGCGTTACGAAGTGACACAAGATGTGAAGGGGCAGATAAAGTTTCTGGAAGAGTTGGATCGCGTTGACAAGAAGAGACGCGAAGACTCCGAGAGGGAAATATTGCTGCGTGCTGCTAAGTCGCGCTCCAAGAACGAAGATCCGGAACAAGCGAAGCTGAAGGCTAAG GCAAAGGAGATGCAACGCGCTGAATTGGAGGAGCTTCGTCAGCGAGAGGCCAATCTCACGGCGCTACAGGCCATAGGGCCGCGCAAGAAGCCGCGTATTGACGGGCCGGCAGAGGCCGCTAGCTCCGGCAACTACAGCGCTGGCGGATTT TCCGGTCGCAGTCAGCTAGCTCTCCGCACGCGTCTCAAACGCATCAACCTCCGAGACATGATATTCCTGATGGAGCAGGAGAGAGACACAGCACACTCCTCTCTTCTCTACCGCAGTTAtctaaaatga